A single Capricornis sumatraensis isolate serow.1 chromosome 20, serow.2, whole genome shotgun sequence DNA region contains:
- the DPEP1 gene encoding dipeptidase 1 — MWTGWWLWPLVAVCTADQFRDNAVRLMQSTPVIDGHNDLPWQLLKKFNNQLQDPRANLTSLNSTHTNIPKLKAGFVGAQFWSAYTPCDTQNKDSVKRTLEQIDVIQRMCQLYPETFLCVTDSAGIQQAFQEGKVASLVGVEGGHSIDSSLGVLRALYHLGMRYLTLTHSCNTPWADNWLVDTGEDEAQSQGLSSFGQSVVKEMNRLGVIIDLAHVSVATMEAALQLSKAPVIFSHSSAYSLCHHRRNVPDHVLQLVKQTGSLVMVNFYNDYVSCKAEANLSQVADHLDYIKKVAGAGAVGFGGDYDGVSRLPSGLEDVSKYPDLVAELLRRQWTEEEVRGALAENLLRVFKAVEQASDHKQAPGEEPIPLGQLEASCRTKYGYSGTPSLHLQPGALLASLVTLLLSLCLL; from the exons ATGTGGACCGGCTGGTGGCTCTGGCCCCTGGTGGCCGTCTGCACTGCAGACCAGTTCCGGGACAATGCGGTGAGACTCATGCAGAGCACACCTGTCATTGACGG GCACAATGACCTGCCTTGGCAGCTGCTGAAGAAGTTCAACAATCAGCTTCAGGACCCGAGGGCCAACCTGACGAGCCTGAACAGCACGCACACCAACATCCCCAAGCTGAAGGCTGGCTTTGTGGGGGCCCAG TTCTGGTCTGCGTACACGCCCTGCGACACCCAGAACAAGGATTCGGTGAAGCGAACGCTGGAGCAGATTGACGTCATCCAGCGCATGTGCCAGCTCTACCCCGAGACTTTCCTGTGCGTCACGGACAGCGCAG GAATCCAGCAGGCCTTCCAGGAGGGGAAGGTGGCCAGTTTGGTTGGCGTGGAGGGCGGCCACTCCATCGACAGCAGTCTGGGTGTCCTGCGGGCGCTCTACCACCTGGGCATGCGCTACCTGACTCTCACCCACAGCTGCAACACGCCCTG GGCCGACAACTGGCTGGTGGACACGGGAGAGGACGAAGCCCAGAGCCAAGGCCTGTCATCCTTCGGGCAG AGCGTCGTGAAGGAGATGAACCGCCTGGGCGTCATCATCGACTTGGCCCACGTGTCCGTGGCCACCATGGAGGCCGCTCTGCAGCTGTCCAAGGCCCCAGTCATCTTCAGCCACTCCTCGGCATACAGCCTGTGCCACCACCGGCGCAACGTGCCCGACCACGTGCTGCAGCTGGTG AAGCAGACGGGCAGCCTGGTAATGGTGAACTTCTACAATGACTACGTTTCCTGCAAAGCAGAGGCCAACTTGTCCCAAGTGGCAG ACCACCTGGACTACATCAAGAAGGTTGCGGGAGCTGGAGCCGTGGGCTTTGGTGGGGACTACGATGGTGTGTCCAG GCTCCCCTCCGGGCTGGAGGACGTGTCCAAGTATCCAGACCTGGTCGCTGAGCTGCTCAGGAGACAGTGGACAGAGGAAGAGGTCAGGGGCGCCCTGGCTGAAAACCTACTAAGGGTCTTCAAGGCGGTGGAGCAG GCTAGCGATCACAAGCAGGCTCCTGGAGAGGAGCCCATCCCACTGGGCCAGCTGGAGGCTTCCTGCAGGACCAAGTACGGCTACTCAGGGACCCCCAGCCTCCatctccagccaggggccctgctgGCCTCCCTTGTGACCCTCCTCCTCAGCCTGTGTCTTCTCTGA
- the CHMP1A gene encoding charged multivesicular body protein 1a codes for MDDTLFQLKFTAKQLEKLAKKAEKDSKAEQAKVKKALQQKNVECARVYAENAIRKKNEGVNWLRMASRVDAVASKVQTAVTMKGVTKNMAQVTKALDRALSTMDLQKVSAVMDRFEQQVQNLDVHTSVMEDSMSSATTLTTPQEQVDSLILQIAEENGLEVLDQLSQLPEGASAVGESSVRSQEDQLSRRLAALRN; via the exons ATGGACG ACACCCTGTTCCAGCTGAAG TTCACAGCAAAGCAGCTGGAGAAGCTGGCCAAGAAGGCGGAGAAGGACTCCAAGGCAGAGCAGGCCAAGGTGAAGAAG GCCCTTCAGCAGAAGAATGTAgagtgtgcacgtgtgtatgCTGAGAACGCCATCCGCAAAAAGAATGAAGGCGTGAACTGGCTCCGCATGGCGTCCCGCGTGGATGCCGTGGCGTCTAAGGTGCAGACAGCCGTGACCATGAAGGGG GTGACCAAGAACATGGCGCAGGTGACCAAAGCCCTGGACCGGGCGCTCAGCACCATGGACCTGCAGAAGGTCTCTGCAGTGATGGACAGGTTTGAGCAGCAGGTGCAGAACCTGGATGTACACACGTCG GTGATGGAAGACTCCATGAGCTCGGCCACCACGCTGACCACGCCACAGGAACAGGTGGACAGCCTCATCCTGCAGATCGCGGAGGAGAACGGCCTGGAGGTGCTGGACCAGCTCAGCCAGCTGCCCGAGGGTGCCTCTGCTGTGGGCGAGAGCTCCGTGCGCAGCCAGGAGGACCAGCTGTCCCGGAG GTTGGCCGCCCTGAGGAATTAG